Proteins encoded in a region of the Paenibacillus wynnii genome:
- the rsfS gene encoding ribosome silencing factor, producing MKLNPEKLLQLTVTAVEDKKANNVVALDLRNISPISDYFVICHGNSDTQVQAIATEVRKVVHEAGGVIRGMEGVDSARWVLMDLGDVVVHIFHRDEREYYNIERLWSDAKVVTSV from the coding sequence ATGAAATTAAATCCAGAAAAATTATTACAGTTAACCGTTACGGCAGTGGAAGACAAGAAAGCAAATAACGTGGTTGCGTTGGATCTACGGAATATTTCACCTATCAGTGATTACTTTGTCATTTGCCATGGTAATTCCGATACTCAGGTGCAAGCCATTGCAACTGAAGTTCGTAAAGTAGTACATGAAGCCGGAGGAGTTATCCGTGGTATGGAAGGTGTAGATTCAGCACGTTGGGTTCTAATGGACTTGGGGGATGTTGTGGTACACATTTTCCACCGCGATGAGCGTGAATATTACAATATCGAGCGCCTTTGGTCTGATGCCAAGGTAGTAACGTCTGTATGA
- a CDS encoding nicotinate-nucleotide adenylyltransferase, translated as MKVGIMGGTFDPLHMGHMLAAEAARDTYSLDEVWFMPSHIPPHKHEAGVSSEDRLAMVQEAVQAHESFRTLDWEISRGGVSYTIQTVRKLQQEFPHLELYFIIGADMVQYLPKWEEIEELVQRLTFIGVGRPGTKLDLAVLPENIAEKIVLADMPQVDISSTMLRERAAEGKSIRYMVPEAVFNYVHRSGLYGVQPRSAD; from the coding sequence TTGAAAGTCGGAATCATGGGAGGTACCTTCGATCCTCTGCATATGGGTCATATGCTCGCAGCGGAAGCTGCAAGAGATACCTATAGTTTGGATGAAGTTTGGTTTATGCCGTCGCATATTCCCCCGCATAAGCATGAGGCCGGAGTATCAAGTGAAGATAGGTTGGCGATGGTGCAGGAAGCCGTTCAAGCGCATGAGAGTTTTCGAACCCTTGACTGGGAAATTTCCCGCGGGGGTGTCTCTTACACGATTCAGACGGTAAGAAAACTTCAGCAGGAGTTTCCTCATCTGGAGCTCTATTTTATTATCGGAGCGGATATGGTTCAATACTTGCCAAAATGGGAAGAAATTGAAGAGCTCGTACAGCGCCTGACTTTTATCGGTGTGGGTCGCCCGGGAACCAAGCTTGACCTTGCAGTACTGCCTGAGAATATCGCCGAGAAGATTGTGCTGGCAGATATGCCGCAAGTCGATATCTCTTCCACAATGCTTAGAGAACGAGCAGCAGAAGGGAAGTCGATCCGCTATATGGTGCCTGAGGCCGTTTTCAATTATGTTCATAGGAGTGGATTGTATGGAGTACAGCCGCGAAGCGCTGATTGA
- the yhbY gene encoding ribosome assembly RNA-binding protein YhbY — protein MLTGKQTRYLRSMAHHLDPVFQVGKGGVNDHLVRHIEEAIEKRELMKISVLNNNVEDPKVIGRTLAEQSGCELVQVIGKTIVLYKESRDNKTIELPR, from the coding sequence ATGTTAACTGGAAAACAAACACGCTACCTTCGTTCTATGGCACACCATCTTGACCCGGTATTTCAGGTCGGTAAAGGTGGCGTAAACGACCATCTTGTTCGCCATATCGAAGAAGCTATTGAGAAGCGTGAGCTTATGAAGATCAGTGTGCTCAACAATAATGTTGAGGATCCTAAGGTAATCGGCAGAACTTTGGCTGAACAATCAGGCTGCGAGCTCGTTCAGGTCATCGGAAAGACAATTGTTCTATACAAGGAGTCACGGGATAACAAGACTATTGAGCTGCCCCGTTAG
- the aroE gene encoding shikimate dehydrogenase has product MGDPIAQSKSPIMHTAALRAMGISGAYVPLHITPDKLGEAVEAIRTLGFRGVNVTIPHKVAVMAYLDILDKSAKDIGAVNTIVNTNGILTGYNTDGIGYVRSLKAEAIPDLTGTRILVIGAGGAARGIIAALLQESPASIIVSNRTADKALELAEEWSNKGNITGITLDLIPELLQDIDVIVNTTSVGMYPHMDESPVDTSLFREGMVVSDLIYNPLRTRLLQESLERGCRIHGGLGMFVYQGAYALEYWTGQPAPIEIMRQTILECLSGNE; this is encoded by the coding sequence ATGGGGGACCCTATTGCGCAATCCAAATCTCCGATCATGCATACAGCTGCGTTGCGGGCCATGGGGATATCGGGGGCTTATGTCCCTCTGCATATAACTCCAGACAAACTGGGAGAAGCTGTAGAGGCGATTCGGACTCTCGGCTTTCGCGGTGTTAATGTCACGATTCCTCACAAAGTAGCTGTTATGGCATATTTGGATATACTAGATAAAAGCGCGAAGGATATTGGAGCTGTCAATACCATTGTGAATACTAATGGAATATTGACGGGGTACAATACCGATGGTATTGGTTACGTTCGTTCGCTGAAGGCTGAGGCCATTCCCGACTTAACCGGAACCAGAATTTTGGTTATTGGAGCGGGGGGAGCTGCTAGAGGAATTATAGCGGCCCTGCTACAGGAATCTCCGGCATCCATTATTGTATCTAACCGCACTGCCGACAAAGCACTGGAACTTGCGGAAGAGTGGAGTAATAAGGGGAATATCACCGGAATAACTCTGGATTTAATTCCAGAGTTATTACAGGATATTGATGTGATTGTTAATACTACTTCAGTGGGAATGTACCCTCATATGGATGAATCCCCGGTAGATACCTCTTTATTTCGCGAGGGGATGGTTGTAAGCGATCTGATTTACAATCCACTCCGTACCCGACTGCTCCAGGAAAGCTTAGAACGCGGCTGCCGCATTCATGGAGGTCTTGGCATGTTCGTATATCAGGGCGCTTATGCACTGGAGTATTGGACGGGTCAGCCTGCTCCAATCGAAATTATGCGGCAGACTATTCTAGAATGTCTTAGTGGTAATGAATAG
- a CDS encoding class I SAM-dependent DNA methyltransferase: MSSYGKFAYVYDELMADMPYPDWLTFAETAWKKHGKPVTVAELGCGTGSITIPLAGAGYHMSGIDLSSDMLSVARQKLEEHPQGRRFLREGSVHWIRQNMTEWELPEMVDSVISFCDCLNYLLDESDIKSTFARTFAGLKPGGTFLFDVHHPNTLIRYEEEQPFILDEESVSYIWTCELDAPRREIEHHLVIFARESGQSTLYRRFEETHVQRAYDPEWLTAELLKAGFSNVTTYADFKWVEADEGAERLFYVAVK, translated from the coding sequence GTGTCTTCCTATGGGAAATTTGCATATGTATACGATGAGCTTATGGCCGATATGCCCTATCCGGACTGGCTGACCTTTGCTGAAACCGCGTGGAAAAAACATGGGAAGCCGGTAACTGTAGCGGAGCTTGGCTGCGGGACAGGCAGTATTACTATTCCCCTGGCCGGTGCAGGATATCACATGAGTGGTATTGATTTATCCTCGGACATGCTTTCGGTTGCAAGACAGAAGCTTGAGGAGCATCCGCAGGGACGCCGCTTTCTGCGAGAGGGTAGTGTACACTGGATCAGGCAGAATATGACGGAATGGGAGCTGCCGGAGATGGTGGACTCCGTGATTTCATTCTGCGACTGTCTTAATTATTTGCTGGATGAAAGCGACATTAAGTCTACCTTTGCCCGCACTTTTGCAGGACTTAAGCCCGGTGGCACTTTTTTGTTCGATGTACACCACCCGAATACATTAATTCGTTACGAGGAAGAACAGCCGTTCATACTGGACGAAGAATCCGTATCTTATATATGGACCTGTGAACTGGATGCCCCACGTCGTGAGATTGAGCACCACCTAGTGATATTTGCCCGAGAGAGCGGACAAAGCACTCTGTATCGGCGCTTTGAAGAGACTCATGTACAACGTGCTTATGATCCCGAATGGCTCACTGCTGAGCTGCTCAAGGCCGGTTTCTCTAATGTTACAACCTACGCTGACTTCAAATGGGTCGAGGCGGATGAAGGGGCCGAACGCCTCTTTTATGTTGCTGTGAAATAA
- a CDS encoding S1 RNA-binding domain-containing protein: MSLIAGTIVTLKVAREVSPYGYFLTAGDQDVMLHYTELTRKIKPGDSVEVFLFFDTEDRFAATMRKPFLTLGEMALLEVADVHPRLGCFLEIGLGRQLLLPISELPELQELRPQIGDCVYVMMEHDKQGRLRAKLAGEYELSEKALDAPESWMGQTVTARVYRPLQMGTFVLVDAGVLGFGVIGMIHSSERSRLMRLGEKVEARVTHIREDGRVNLSMAPRKEVGMDLDSANLLEFLNARPGGAMPYSDATPADIIKQRFGISKSAFKRALGKLMKEGLITQKENWTYLARKEEETSVEGNESAE, translated from the coding sequence ATGAGCTTGATTGCCGGAACTATAGTTACACTGAAGGTAGCAAGGGAAGTATCTCCGTACGGTTACTTTCTGACCGCAGGTGATCAAGATGTTATGCTGCATTATACAGAGCTTACACGTAAAATCAAACCAGGTGATTCCGTCGAGGTTTTTCTGTTCTTTGATACAGAGGACCGCTTCGCTGCTACGATGAGAAAACCGTTTCTTACTCTTGGAGAAATGGCCTTGCTTGAAGTGGCTGATGTACATCCTCGTCTGGGATGCTTTCTGGAAATTGGTCTGGGTCGGCAGCTTCTGTTGCCCATCAGTGAACTTCCCGAGCTCCAAGAACTACGTCCACAGATAGGTGATTGTGTATATGTAATGATGGAGCATGATAAACAAGGGCGTCTTCGCGCTAAATTGGCCGGTGAGTACGAGCTTTCAGAGAAAGCTCTGGATGCGCCTGAATCGTGGATGGGTCAAACCGTTACCGCCAGAGTGTACAGACCGCTGCAGATGGGTACTTTTGTACTGGTGGATGCTGGGGTATTAGGCTTTGGTGTCATCGGTATGATTCATTCTTCTGAACGTAGCCGTTTGATGCGACTCGGTGAAAAGGTTGAAGCACGTGTTACGCACATTCGGGAAGATGGACGAGTTAATCTTTCTATGGCTCCTCGTAAAGAAGTGGGTATGGATTTAGATTCCGCTAATCTGTTGGAATTCCTCAACGCCCGTCCCGGTGGAGCCATGCCGTATTCAGATGCTACGCCTGCTGACATTATCAAACAACGCTTTGGGATCAGTAAGTCAGCCTTTAAGAGAGCGCTTGGCAAGCTGATGAAAGAAGGACTTATTACTCAAAAAGAGAACTGGACGTATCTTGCCCGCAAGGAAGAAGAGACTTCGGTTGAAGGTAATGAGTCTGCCGAATAA
- the yqeK gene encoding bis(5'-nucleosyl)-tetraphosphatase (symmetrical) YqeK → MEYSREALIEAVSAQMPDKRWKHTLGVMESAVKLAGRYGADPGRAETAAIMHDVAKYWAVERMRKIIEENALSQELLSHDKQLWHAEVGAFVAEKEYGIHDLEVLDAIRYHTSGREGMGLLEKVVCLADYIEPGRDFPGVDEIRKLAKVSLEQGLVEGFDSTIRVLLEKRRIVFPLTVLARNDLVRALEEKR, encoded by the coding sequence ATGGAGTACAGCCGCGAAGCGCTGATTGAAGCCGTATCTGCGCAGATGCCTGATAAGCGCTGGAAGCATACACTAGGCGTTATGGAGTCAGCCGTTAAATTAGCGGGCCGATATGGAGCTGATCCCGGGCGTGCAGAGACAGCAGCTATAATGCATGATGTGGCCAAGTATTGGGCCGTTGAAAGAATGCGGAAGATCATTGAGGAGAATGCGCTTTCTCAGGAATTGCTGTCTCATGATAAGCAGCTGTGGCATGCTGAGGTAGGTGCGTTTGTTGCCGAGAAAGAGTATGGGATTCATGATCTTGAAGTTCTGGATGCCATCCGCTATCACACATCTGGCCGTGAAGGCATGGGTCTTCTGGAGAAAGTTGTATGTTTAGCCGATTATATTGAACCCGGACGGGATTTTCCCGGAGTGGATGAGATACGCAAGCTGGCCAAGGTTAGTCTCGAGCAAGGACTCGTAGAAGGTTTTGATTCTACGATTCGTGTTCTTCTGGAGAAGCGGAGAATTGTATTCCCGCTGACCGTGCTGGCACGAAATGATTTAGTTAGAGCATTGGAGGAAAAAAGATGA
- a CDS encoding ArsR/SmtB family transcription factor has translation MIHIKDLKSGLNIFKALSSDIRIEILGLLNTYESLNLNEIAEKLGLTNGAITMHIKKLEESGLIDITTAVGKHGIQKICYLNENMLTVDLRSKETENVYEVDIQVGHYSDYYAEPTCGLATKDSIIGEFDDQRYFADPQHINAGIVWLNKGYLEYRIPNYLKSNQRFKELQFIMEISSEAPSYNNNYPSDIVFSLNKIELGSWTSPGDFGDRKGNFNPQWWPPHLNQYGMNKLLRINDEGTFIDGCRISDVRICDIGLHQQSDIKFKIAVSETGQSGGLTIYGRNFGNYDHDLVARVMFDVVNS, from the coding sequence TTGATTCACATAAAAGATCTAAAATCAGGTTTGAATATTTTTAAGGCTTTAAGCTCAGATATTCGAATTGAAATATTGGGATTACTTAATACTTATGAGAGTCTTAATCTGAACGAAATTGCTGAGAAGCTCGGTTTGACCAACGGGGCGATTACAATGCACATCAAGAAGCTTGAAGAAAGTGGATTGATTGATATTACCACTGCAGTTGGTAAGCATGGAATTCAAAAAATTTGTTATCTAAATGAGAATATGCTCACGGTTGATTTACGAAGTAAAGAAACGGAGAACGTATATGAAGTTGATATTCAGGTAGGCCATTACAGTGATTATTATGCGGAACCCACCTGCGGTTTAGCCACTAAAGACAGTATTATAGGAGAGTTTGATGATCAGCGCTACTTTGCTGATCCACAGCATATTAATGCAGGCATTGTCTGGCTTAATAAAGGGTATTTGGAGTATCGAATTCCAAATTATCTGAAATCCAACCAAAGATTTAAGGAACTTCAGTTTATTATGGAGATCAGCTCTGAGGCTCCGAGCTACAACAATAATTATCCATCGGATATCGTATTCTCTCTCAACAAAATCGAGTTAGGGAGCTGGACCTCACCAGGGGACTTCGGGGATCGAAAAGGAAACTTTAATCCTCAGTGGTGGCCGCCACACCTTAATCAGTACGGAATGAATAAGCTGCTCCGTATTAATGACGAAGGAACCTTCATTGACGGCTGCCGTATTTCAGACGTGAGAATCTGTGATATTGGGCTGCATCAGCAATCCGATATCAAATTCAAAATTGCGGTATCAGAAACCGGTCAGTCCGGCGGTCTTACCATTTACGGACGCAACTTTGGCAACTACGATCACGATTTGGTAGCGAGAGTAATGTTTGATGTGGTAAATTCCTAA